GTTCTTGGCGTCCTTTTGTGCAAATGGAAAACAGGAGGTTTATATCATCCAAAAACCACTGCATCTTTGCTCATCATTTACAGTAGTTTAAGATAAGGAGAGCAACTCATCCATTTTTAATAggaaaagatgtttacattatGAATGCTCTTTATATATACTAACTTTAGTCCTTAGGAACTGTTAAATGGGGAGGACACTTGCTTCAAGGTTCTTTTGTGAGGTTCCCAGGTGCATCCTCTCCAGGAGAGTGCTGAGAGTGGGCAGCACTGTTACCCTCCACTGTAAATGAAGACCAAATAGAAACCCCTGTGATTATTCCGAACATTTGGATTCATTATTTACATGTCAAATGGCAAATATAGATcaaataatgccatttttggAACTGGtaattttctaaaataaaatagatcaataaatatttttgattatgcATTTATATGCATGCTCTGCAAATCATAtcagtgtatttttataaatatttttgattaactggcaattttatgtatgtattgtgtatatatatttttacatttattattattaatttatttttataaatgagggcaccgcattttttttttttttaatttcctgaCTTCTAGAACTGTATGAGTAAAGTAGACCGCAAAGTAGGGGTGAGAAAATACACCTCATGGATTTGAACCCGATTTCCCATGGTCCCACGAACTCATATATGTCAATCCAGATTCCACAGCTTTGACAACaatcacacattttaaaattattgtgcTTTATTGTATCTTAAAGATTCCAAATGCCcacaaatcattatttttctcaattcattaaaacagaaaaaactaATCTGATTACTGTAAACATTcacatattattaatcaaaaaaaaaaagtattataattttttatgtaaACTGATTggaaaataacacttttttttgtatactttacagaacaacaacaaaaaagagagaaagaaaaaaatatttataggcAGTATAACTCCAAACCATTGGCTTAGATTGTGTTTGAGGTTGATCTATGTGGTGAATCCATCAGCTCAAATTGCACATATCAATTGCACATTTCATATTAAGTTAGTCTAAGACAAGTAGAAGCACCACCATGAAATACATGTTGGTAGATGTACGTCTGGACTCAGATCAACAATCTTAATGAATTGTACCTGACTAAACAGACCCATTTCGGCACTTGACAAAACCAATGGTGTTTTTGCTCCAAAACTAGAGGCAAACGAAGTGCGATAGCTCAATTCAGAAGTCACCACCGTGCAGGACAAGTCATCTCATGAATGATCAAAAGCCCAGAGtctacatactgtatgtggCAAGAGTTTAAATCAACTATTGCCAAAAAAGAGATGTCACAAAATTGAATGTCAAGGCACTTCCCCGAGTGAGGATCTTGTCTTTGAGCGACATGAAAGTCAGGCAACAAAGTAATTCACAGAACTAAAAATATAGTAAGAACTTGGCAGCTCCAATTCTAGTCAGTTGTATTGGAGAGAAAGCTAATCGCACAGTTTTAGTGGACTTGGCTACTTTGGTGTCATCTACTTATAAGGGTCCTAGCAATAAAACCTGCACCTTTCTATTCAGGGCTCATGTTTAGCTCTAAAACACATCTGATACTGTAATATAATATCTGCATGTTAAATCTCTTCTATCCGAGGTGATTCGTATAAATATTACTACCTCTACATACTGTATACTAATGAGGCTTTTAGTCTTCATAGCATCTTTGGGTTGAGTACATGCAAGGAATAGTTGCCATGTCCAACCAACTCTtagctgaataaatgaatgcTATGATACAGAAAAACACTTATGGATAGATGATACTTATGTAAATAAACTTTTGATATTTTCTAGCAGTACAAAAGGCAGAGAAAATAACTGTACTAAGCTGTCTGAGATATGctgtttgattttaaaaaatgtttcccccttaaaatattttttttctcttttaattattattttttagtttttcctCTTTATTTCTGATAGTGCTGtgaagcgattaatcgcatccaaaataaaagttttgtttacataatatatatgtgtgtactgtacatatttattatgtatttataatgagacatacatacagcatatattttgaaagtatttacatgtatttacgtgtatatatttatattcatataaattatatcgtatataaatatataaacgtaacatatttttcttaaatatatacatgcatgtgtgtgtatttatatacacataataaatatacacagtaaacatgcatatattacgtaaacaaaaacgtttatttcggatgcgattaatcgcgattaatcgtttgacagtacTAATGTCTGATAATGATGATTTCTCATTGGAGATGCCAAGTCATTATAATAGGGGTTATTTAATAAAGTAGCTGAAACAATACTGTTTACAACAGGGCGTCCCGTGAGTAGAGCTGAAGTGTTGCCTTGACTTGAGTTTTGATTCTCATACGCATTTTTCATAAACGGGCAATACTTGTTACCCATAATTCCCTTTTCTTTAAATATTGtaacacaagaaaaaaaagcttgaagaaatgtaatacaaattcataaatatatctactgtatatactgtatatagccCACAACTGGTATCACATCGTCCTTCAaacattaatacaaaaaaatgaattaaaaacaataaaaaaaaaccttaaacacaaataaaatagattattttcttaaaaacatcaaaacgCACTGATAATCCTTTGGAGCATCTTTTGCTAAGCTGATCTGTAGCAGTACTTGTGGTGTTGAGCCCTCAGGAAAtttgagacatttttttttaaatccagtgACCTGGAGACCTGAGCGTCTTTTTTCAGGTACAGATCGCTATAGCGGTAAAATCCCTGGGAGGACCCCCGCTGAGGTCCTTTTAAACATATTCTACACAAGAAAAGGTAACGAACAAAAGATAGGGAGGGGGCATTCGATCAGGATCACAGAGATCTAAGATTCCACCGACTGCTCAGAGACTGTCTTAAGCAGGTTTTTGTATACCGGCGAGTTCATAAACCGCGGATACGAGTCTCTTTGCATTAGCGTGTATATCTGGAGCTGGGCATCATCAAACGTGTGGGATGTTGGCTCCAGCATGTTCCTGTTTATAACCTCTCGAACTCTAGAATCGAGGCTCACctgaaaaaaagcacaaaaaacaaGAATATTAATCACCCTGATTATACAGGAAATGTGATCAGGTTGTTCCTGGACGTGCTGATGCGTTCTCTCACCTCTTTGGGTGAGAGGATGGAGATGTAGTCTTCATATATTATCCGTGCCTTCTCCTCGATGACGCTCTTATTGGATTCCTTACTGAATTCCTCACAGGCCAACCAAAAGAGCATGTTTTCCTCACTGAATTCAGTGCGCAGAAACTGCCGGAAGGCACTTCTTCCAGTGGGGCAGTGCATCAGTTTGTCGAATGATTGCCCCCACAAGTGGACCTCCTCCGCAGTCGGTTTCGGACTGCCAAAAAACAGAGGAGTCTTAGTCAATTTTGGCAACCAACGGATCAGTAACCATTTTCCTCTGTTCTTCATGTGTTTGTCAAGAAATACTCTTAGAGCAAAAATGTTTTAGGTGTAATCTGTCAGAAAGTTGAATGCTGCAGAAcgataataattcatttaaataaaaacaaagaatattttGTGGTAATTTGTCAGAACGTTGCATCCTAGAGAAAAATAgtaactaatttaaataaaaacaaagaatatttcGGGGGAATCTGTCAGAAAGTTGCATCCTACAGAAcaatagtaatttatttaaatcaaaataaagattattttatGTGTAATTTCTCAGAACGTTGCATCTCACAAAACTACagcaattaatttaaataaaaagaaagaatattTTAGGTATAATTTGTCAGAAAGTTGCATCTTGCGGAACTAGAgtaatcaattaaaataaaaatgaagaataTTTTATGTGTAATTTCTCAAAAAAGGTGCATGTTGCAAAACTATagtaattattatcattattattaattattaattattttaaataaaacaaaactaaaacagcTTGGCAAACAATTTAGGCCTAGATTATGAAGCCATAAAAGCCTTTTTTGGTTTCaatattttacagaaaatgcttgtatttattttatttttttttacacatgaATATCAAATTACACCTAATTAACATAAGATTGTAGCTAGCCAATATgccagtttttaaaaaataacctgtaagttactttttttgtacttttactaAACCTACTGACCTTTCCTCGAAGTCTGCATTCCCCTCTGCTTTAAAATCATAAGAGGCTCTCCGGTTCCTCTCATCTCTGTCTTCATTCCTAACAGTGAGACTGCAAGGTAGTAAACACATCATGATCCCAAGACACCTAACAGTAGGCATTAGGAAGCCTTGGAGTATCTTTCACCTGCTCAGTGTTCAGTTTATATCTGTAACTGGTGCTCATTATAAGCTCACAGCCAGAATGTCATGAGTTCTGGTGTTTTTCCAAGCAGATGTCTTGGGATCTCAGACACTTCAGTAAAAATGACATCATACTTGTGGAATGAGCAAAAACAGTACTTAAATGACATCTAAGCAATATTGCAGGCATATTTACCGTAGTGAAGATAAGTAATAGTCTTgtcaaatgcaattattttcttataatacAGTGATTTCCTGGCCATTAGTTTGGCCCGAAATGAGCCTTGTTAGATAAGATCTCACACATTAGCAGCGTAACGAAAGAAAAACTCCTACCAGGAGCAGCTGCAGCAACAGCACCAACAGAAGCAGCAGGCGTTGGAGCCACGGTTCCCCTGGCCGGGCTGCTCGTTCTGCGCCGGTGCTGTGGTGCCCGCCACCGACTCCTGCTGCACCGACATCTGCCTCTTTCGCATCTCCATCCGCTCTGATCCCATGGGCTGCAGGAAACAGGACGCAACTGAGACGGAGCCAATACAACTGCAGCCACAGAGATCAACGGGATGAATTAATGGCTCAACAAACAAATGAGGGGTTTAGATATCAGAAGAAGTCCACTTAAACATTTAGTGGTTTCCAATggagaaattaatgcttttaacGAAACAACAAATATGCACGAAAGTGGCTTCCATTAACTAACCATGCTAGAAAATAAAAGGATGGATGGCAACCCCCACCAGATGCTGAATTTGCATAGAAATTGGGTGAAGAAGACATGTTTTAACTTGACCAGAAACCAAAATGTCCTAGCATGTCACGAGCACTAACATGACCTAACATGTCACATCATACTTATTTCAAACAGCTCTCCACAGCTgatttgaataaatgcatacaacCCATTCATAAACACTTgcctttttttgtaaagggtTTCTAGATTTTATGTggaaaaagtcattttttcattattaaagtCAACCTGTACAACTAATGCCTGATGGATTACAGTTTCTTCCATATCTGAATCATAAGCATGTTGATGAAATAGCTTGATAATTATCACATTCAGTGTTACAGTGCTTCTCATTCTGCAAACATGCTTAGGCCTACAGCACAATAAATTTAGACTTGTTGCCATGTGGGTGGGTTTTCTCTATTTCTTCTAGCTTTGGTGTCTGCACTGATTTGAACAACCTGGCTTTGGGGTTCAAACAAATCATGCATTGGATAAAAACCGAAGGTTATTTGAAGCAAATGAGTAAGTTCCTGTACTGAGCTGTCTTTAGAAATGCATACAGATACgagttataattattaaatgactCCTGATCAGTAGTTCTGATCTTGCTGTGTTAATTCCAAAGAATGGTGGAATCAAATTCCTCGCTTGAGCGGGAAGATGTTGGAATATTTGGGGGTAGGAGGGGGCGCAGCACGCATCTAGCTGCAGTCGGATCCCTTCATCAGTGATCACAGCCGCGGTGCATAACAAATTCTCGAGCCGTGATTGATggtaataaacatttaaataaaaaataaaaaaatcatgtggTAATTTGCGGAATTTTTGTCTGCATAATTTCACGCCTAGCAAACGATGATAATTACACTGGCTCACAGAAAAGCCTGACATGATCTGCTAAATTTTTACCGAAGCAGAACAGacgaaaaaaataatattatagcTTTAAATGTGAACCGCATCCTTAAAGATGGGGCGCACTGGGAAAAATCAAAAGACAGCGCATTCTACTCGAAAAAACGTAGGCTAATGGACTAACAGCATTTCCATCGCATATCCTCGCATTGCAAAGTGCCACCATGAAGCCCAGCTACAATATCTCTTTATCGCCCAGGACAACCATCgaaaagacatttctgtcaaacaTGACATGCCATCTTCAACAATCAAAATCAAAGCTCGTTTTCTCCACGGATAccctgtatatttaaaaacaacttaGGATCCCCATACTTACAATTTAACCATGTATGCCCAGAGATAAGAGATATTCTTTGCCTTGATTACATCCGTTGGCATAAGGATTTTTTAAAGACCGGCTGTTTTTTGACAACGCGCATGCGTGTCTCTCGCGAGCTGTGGCGGTGGTAGCGTAAATCCTCTGGATGTCACTGATTCATGATGCACTTACATCTAACGGTGAAATACCACATATTTCAATGTTTTCCTGCACTCCTGCGGTTCTTACTTTCAAATTATTTACACACCGTGCGGTTTGTCAAGAAAACAAGTCACAAACGCCAGCTTAGTAGCCTAATAAGACGCTTATATTGTTTAGTGTTTAATGGAGGAGGATGGCTAGGTTTAACACTGCCACCAATGAAATGAGTGTGTCCCTGTGCGCCTCACATGAGGTGTCAATAATGTGTCATAGAATGTGACTGACAGGTTTATGGTGGACCATGGACTTAAAATGCGAGGAAGACCCCCGCCTTAAGCACAGTAACATCATAAGGAGGTTCCCTTTCTCTTCAGGAACCAGGGCTTTCTTAGAGTCACTGGTGACATAGTAGATTATGTTGCACTCTTGGAtgaaatttgtgtattttacaagAATGTAATAAACATTCaccaaattattcaaattaataaataataataaattgaaaaCAGCATAGACAGGAGCAAGACATGGCTCTTTCctcataaaaacagtatttCGAATATCAGTGTGTTGATTTTGTGCAAGTGAAGACTGGAAAACAATCAATTTGTTATTTCAGTGTGAATAACTCAGGAATTTGCGATATCAGGCATGCAGCTGATATCGTtggaatatttgtatttttatttttacatggaCTATTCAAATTCAAAGTTCTCAAATTACCAGCCTCTTCCCACTTTTTACCTAAAACATACTCACTTATTAATTCTCTAATATGGTTTATAGATTGAGATGCTGTTTGGATCAAATCTTGGTGACAGCAGAATAGAAGCGGATCGCAGCACAACTGACTCTGTCCATGGTCCTGAATTCGCATCAATAGTTTCTAGCAAACCTAAAGCATACAAATAAACGTCGTGCAATGAAATACCAAATATAATGGTAACTCGTTATATTGTAAGCATGAGAACGGTTTTAGGCTGATGTGAAAACGCGTATGACTTTAACACAACCACATGATGTGTTCATTTGCTGACATAATTAGCCGTCGCATACAGTCGTGATTACCATCTTCGCTGGTTTACGGCCTTTCATTGGGATATCTAAGGGCATTACTGACATCTGCTGGAGCTGTGAGCGGAATTACTGGAAAAAACTAATGTGAGTAAGGCATCAAAGGCGAGTATGCTGTGGATATTAGAAACGCCGTATTTAAAGGTGGTAATGTGCGATGAAAATAATACACGTCCATCGGGAATACTTTGAAACGTGAAACTACAGATCTAGATGTAGTATATGTAGAGATTAAGTCATGACATGCGACCGCTGTGTGGGAAAAGAGAGTGGGAGAGGCACAGCTCATTGCAAACACTAGGTGGTACTGTTTGACCGCTTGTATAGGTCTACCTTTTCCCAAATAACTACAGTGTTTAATGGCTAGGGCTgcgtattttaaattaatttgcatcACTAGATATCAATTCTGATAATTCTTTTAGTATGTTTTAAAGTCTATTGATTTTAGGTTGTGGCCTGTCTTgaaagaatgtttaaaaaaaaagtgatagtCAATGTTCGAAACAGTCTTagactaaatataaaatatagcctGGTGGCACATACAGAAACAGAGAAGGACAACTCAAACAAGCACTGAGAACATTAGCTTACTGTGTGTTCCAGCACcttctaaaaatgcaaacacGGGCTTAAGCTGCTGTATCCATGACAGATGAAAagttttaatgctttaacaAACATTAGATATCTGAAATCATTCTTCTTGGTGTGCTTATTTTTTGGTGTGCAAACATTCCAGATGGAAATCAAAATATATAGTCAAGAGAACGTATAGACATATAACCACTGGGTTTCTTCAGAGTTATGAATTAAATATGACTCTCGTGtaattctttttatttcttcaggagtgtttatgtattttgttATGTGACTGTTTATTGGACCAGCATTCTGTGACAAAGTGCAGGATTTCTCTATACATATTCTTATAAAAAGTGACAGGTCTGTTCTGAAATGATTTCGCATTAAAACCAATACCGTAATGCCAATAGCGGTGCAGaactgttttttctgacctttGAAAAAGAAAGGTCAGGAAAAACACAAACCGAGAACTCTCTAGGAGAGCAGAATCTGGTCTTAAGGTTCATGCCATTTTCGAATTGATCTCCATGAAGGTCATTAGAGTTTCTCTTATGTGAATTTaagacattcattaaaaaatacagcagatgTCCATGGCTGTAAGTTTCAAGGCCAGTCAGGTTTTCTATATTAAACTGTCTATGACATCATCTAACAAAGAGCTTTTTAATCTTGAAATTAAAAGTGAATAGAAAGTGTTCCATTCAGTGAGAAAAAGCTCTGAATctgaaaactgtcatttttcCTCTGACATCATTTAATAACTAAAAGAGACTGTCTAATTTCCATCCAACATGCTGAAGATGTCAGAGGGAAACTATCTAGGGCTCAGTCTAGAAAAACCTGTCACATTTACTCAGTGCGATAGGTCATACTATAATCAGTGCAGCCAGTTCAGAAAAATAAGTATCTCCTGACCTTTTTTTCAGATATTCTGTGTAATCTGCCACCAAAAgcctaaaaacaaaaacatgattataagaTCTAATTAATGGATAGTTCACCTCAAAcggaaatgtttttgaaaatcgtTGTCCATACAATAAACTTCCTTGTGTTGTTTTGGACATCACTAACTTTATGGACAAATTGAAACCTTATAAAAAATTCTctgtttgtgttccacagaagaatgtAAGCTACATAGTTTTAGAacgaaatgagggtgagtaaatcatattcattttttggtgaacaatCTCTTTAAGCGAAAAAGCATGATTCAGTGCAATACTTCAGCATACTAAAGACATGTTCATATAATCAACAAAGCTactgaaattacattttaactgtGGTTTAATTTAACTGAGGACTGGCCCCCTGGTGCACCCTGGTGTctctcaagtttttttttttttcattatccAGCATTAAATAAAGTTTTCTGTTCCTTGCCACAGTGGCCTTTGGCTTGCACACTAGGGGACTAAAGATAAAAGTATTATGCCATGACTTTCAATTACCTTCTTGGTTGAACTGCTTAGTAGTGGgtgatatgctcaaaaaatTAAACCATGATATGCGGCATTTTAAATATGGCAACGAACGACACACattgcataatattaacaaGGTTTGTGATTACATCGAAATTGTATTTAAACCTAAACCATACGATTATTAATCCTCAATATCACCTCAAAACAGATTGCTAACTTCAGTTGACAACTATTATACATCCAACTTAAATGTTATAATTACATTAATGTGCAGCCTATCCTATCACCCAGCTTTAAATGTGGACTTTAACAAATAAAGGTTTTATAAACATTgaaattcatttctgtaaagctgttaaataaaattgtgtatttttaacataaaagcTGGTGCCCCTATTTAACTTGAATGTGTGAGACTTCCGGTATCCTCCGCTTCCagttatttttagctgtacaaaacagcttgtTATGCTGCTTGATACTGCATACTGGCATGTCTTATCGTAATATTTTAACTTATTGTCTGAATAATAAACACACTGGATCATAGCTCGAATAGTTTTACTGTTTATTGCACTTAGTTATGCTAATTGTTTACCTATAGTGGCTAACGAATCGGAAGTCTTGCATGTCCACAGAAATAGCTATAGCTTACTTCCATGTTGCACAATATTAGATAATCACTCTTCTAATTCTGAAGATAAACTGCCAAAGAATTTTTGATGTTTGTCGCGATatctaaatgtttaaatataagaTTTCACCAAAAACCTACAGTGTAGACCTTATGTCATGTTGGTGTGAAGCTATTCCTATTAAATAAACCGTGTTGCATAAATTGTGTTGCACCTACTTGATTATGCAATCATTTAGTCAAATACTCTTAATCCGTTTTCAGACAGGAAGGCTTCTAGAAATAACCTGATCACATCAAAGAGAGCTGCCTCCACGGACAATAAATAACACCCAGAAACCACTGATATAAGTCTATGGATGTGGAACGCATTTGTTACTGAGAAAATCTGTACTTTCTCATCATAGTCAAGCTGGCTGTCAGGAATGACAAAATGCTCTTTGGTAAAGCTCTTGTGGCTCTCGTGCATGGCTatctttaaataattaatagtgCTGACATGATTCAGGTTGGTGCATACTCTGACTTACCTGAAAGGATATGGGATCCTTTGATCTGTCCTCCGTATTATCATTCTCGTCCTCATTTTCATAACTTCCTGTTGCAAAGTAATCCTCGTCGTGCCGACAGGCCAAGAGAAGATGCCGTAGCTGCCCCCACATCAAGTAGGGAGAAAGCCGAACGCTCTGTACCACGGAAGAGGGCCAGATCTCCCACTTTAAGACGATTCTGTTACATGGCATAGCTCATCTAAAGACTTTCCGTGTTGTTAAAGAACTAACATGTTCCCAAAGACCCAAAGACATGAGGTTTCTCATGATCCATGGCAGTTTCACATCTCTGGTCAGCAGGTACCTTAAGAAAAGGAACATACACAGAAGACAACAAATGAGAGCAGCACTTGGTGAACAGGGCAGAAAAGGGATTACATTTGTGCATGTCCCATCGAGTCTGATCCCCTAGTGGTTTAGTGCACTTCAAAGGCTTAGGACAGATTAAACACAGGATGTGTGCGCCTGTCGTTCACAGCCATTAGTGTGTGTGGTGTGAGCGACATTTTGAATAAAGTTGATGCATTTATAGAGAACAATATATAGGAACTTCACCAGTCAAATGTGGTTAACTTGACTACTCTTTACTCTTTCATTAACTTCCATGTGCTAAAAGTGTGATTTCTATACCTAGAAAAGTCatgtaaattaatgtttttgttgttataaacgacaacaacaacatacattttatactaATGCCAAGCTATTTTATCAGGTagaaagtcaaaaatatttcaataaataatttttttcttgattcTTATCCAGTAAACCACGAATGACTGGAAACGTCATGTAAATTCAAAAAGAGTGGGATTCTTGAAAAACATTCAGCTCTTAAAACTTCTGGAATTATGAAACTTCAATAATTAatctattaaaatgatttaattacaataattgtattattatttttaattgagttatttacttttaaatgtatgttatttaattacaattatttcaattataattattatagataattattttaatctcgTTTCACTGATTGCTGCAGGCTTCATATTGTTGTGTAGCTACAATAGGGGTGCTTGGAGTCAAAAAGTTGAAGAACCACTGATATAAGTACATATGActgtattatatacatttgtatattaaatgaAAGTGTATGGACATTTATTTACAgaagtaggcctatattattTCATCATACCTCAAATTTCATAGAGGGAAGTGGCAGCATCATTTCCATAAGAGCACCACTAACGAATCAGTGAACGCATTGTAACGCATTCAAATGATTCGAGTCACTGAGCTGAATCAAAATCCTCACCACTGAAAAGATTGTGCTGTTTAAAGGGTTAATTCGCTGGTCCTCTCACATGACAGCATCACGTGACATTGATCCCGTGACGTCTTGTAGCAATTTGACAGCAGAGGCAGAAGGTAAGCGagatgtaaaatatatttatcatatttttacTAGAATTATTGCTTATCGGGTTCATAAATAATTACCAGATAACTATATAGAAACGTCTGACTAAACACAAAGTCTAGACGCTAACGTTACCTTTCCAACCCGCTGTTTTCTGCATTAGCAGTTGTCAGTGGCTCTATCCATTCAGtatttttgattgtttgttttgaagACGTATAACAAATATTATCcaattattttgaaaagatgTGTCCAGACCCACCGAAACGTTTAGTTAATCTAATCTATATTTTAAGTGAAATTGTAATTCGCATTTTTACCCGTTCACCCTTAGCTAGCTGATACACGACCCCTGCTAACGTTACGCTAAATCATTTCTATAGTGTTTATTAGAAACACACCGTAGTTTTTGCACAGTAATCGCAAGTAATAATCTTTGTTGAACGTTGTGTTTTCCATGTTTCTAACCTCTTTTCGAGGGGAGCTAGATGAATGAGTACAAACGCTTCAGAATTTGTCATAGTGGCCTTTCTAGGGACAGCTGCAGCACATCACGATTTGATATTGTGTTCAGTTTTAAGGTCCTAATATAAAAGAACTCAAGATGGATATCCGAGGGGCAGTGGACGCTGCCGTCCCTACCAACATCATCGCAGCCAAGGCCGCAGAGGTCCGAGCAAACAAGGTCAACTGGCAGTCCTACCTCCAGTGAGTACATCTCCATACCACTTCTGCTTCAGTATTCCTCTCCTAGATCCAATGGAACAACTAcatctgaaatctgaaagcATTTTTGGGTCT
This portion of the Onychostoma macrolepis isolate SWU-2019 chromosome 02, ASM1243209v1, whole genome shotgun sequence genome encodes:
- the rgs20 gene encoding regulator of G-protein signaling 20 isoform X4; this translates as MGSERMEMRKRQMSVQQESVAGTTAPAQNEQPGQGNRGSNACCFCWCCCCSCSCLTVRNEDRDERNRRASYDFKAEGNADFEESPKPTAEEVHLWGQSFDKLMHCPTGRSAFRQFLRTEFSEENMLFWLACEEFSKESNKSVIEEKARIIYEDYISILSPKEVSLDSRVREVINRNMLEPTSHTFDDAQLQIYTLMQRDSYPRFMNSPVYKNLLKTVSEQSVES
- the rgs20 gene encoding regulator of G-protein signaling 20 isoform X5, producing the protein MPTVRCLGIMMCLLPCSLTVRNEDRDERNRRASYDFKAEGNADFEESPKPTAEEVHLWGQSFDKLMHCPTGRSAFRQFLRTEFSEENMLFWLACEEFSKESNKSVIEEKARIIYEDYISILSPKEVSLDSRVREVINRNMLEPTSHTFDDAQLQIYTLMQRDSYPRFMNSPVYKNLLKTVSEQSVES
- the rgs20 gene encoding regulator of G-protein signaling 20 isoform X2, producing the protein MPCNRIVLKWEIWPSSVVQSVRLSPYLMWGQLRHLLLACRHDEDYFATGSYENEDENDNTEDRSKDPISFQPMGSERMEMRKRQMSVQQESVAGTTAPAQNEQPGQGNRGSNACCFCWCCCCSCSWNEDRDERNRRASYDFKAEGNADFEESPKPTAEEVHLWGQSFDKLMHCPTGRSAFRQFLRTEFSEENMLFWLACEEFSKESNKSVIEEKARIIYEDYISILSPKEVSLDSRVREVINRNMLEPTSHTFDDAQLQIYTLMQRDSYPRFMNSPVYKNLLKTVSEQSVES
- the rgs20 gene encoding regulator of G-protein signaling 20 isoform X3 produces the protein MPTDVIKAKNISYLWAYMVKFCIGSVSVASCFLQPMGSERMEMRKRQMSVQQESVAGTTAPAQNEQPGQGNRGSNACCFCWCCCCSCSCLTVRNEDRDERNRRASYDFKAEGNADFEESPKPTAEEVHLWGQSFDKLMHCPTGRSAFRQFLRTEFSEENMLFWLACEEFSKESNKSVIEEKARIIYEDYISILSPKEVSLDSRVREVINRNMLEPTSHTFDDAQLQIYTLMQRDSYPRFMNSPVYKNLLKTVSEQSVES
- the rgs20 gene encoding regulator of G-protein signaling 20 isoform X1, which gives rise to MPCNRIVLKWEIWPSSVVQSVRLSPYLMWGQLRHLLLACRHDEDYFATGSYENEDENDNTEDRSKDPISFQPMGSERMEMRKRQMSVQQESVAGTTAPAQNEQPGQGNRGSNACCFCWCCCCSCSCLTVRNEDRDERNRRASYDFKAEGNADFEESPKPTAEEVHLWGQSFDKLMHCPTGRSAFRQFLRTEFSEENMLFWLACEEFSKESNKSVIEEKARIIYEDYISILSPKEVSLDSRVREVINRNMLEPTSHTFDDAQLQIYTLMQRDSYPRFMNSPVYKNLLKTVSEQSVES